The nucleotide window GTGTCGTTtgcccatttttggggggagtgcGGGTTTCTTCTCTcctgttgacaaaaaaaagttaattctgtttttttatgttaaccAGTTAAGGATTCTTTTAatgttctttattattattttgtttctttttgtatgttcttatttttaatagatataccgcattggcccgaatataagacgacccgaACCCCCTCTTTTgaaaactttttgaacaccaaaatcattttttatacagaaaataattacagttcATCTGAAACAACTTATAACAGGCGATTTTAGTAATATTCGGAGAATAGTCCTAAAattatgtgattaaaaacatgacattacttatttttgcatgacTTGAACTGGAAGTTATTAGAGTGAGCACAAAACGTCGCCAGATTGTAATTTAGGATACTCAAACTCAGGAACGGCATCAACAACCTTCCTATTTTTCCAACAACATTAATCTTATTTGAGTTTgaacagtaataccttgacatacgagtgccccgacatacgagcaatttgagatacgagtaaaatttcaagcagaTATTTCCCTTGATATACGACACATAATTTGATATAAGAGCATACAgccgacgcgagaggctgctgtctttctccccgcaactcccttgttaaatgtctctacgagcactgggcggagcgttgcattttttcagtgtttttcccccgttagtcagtgcagaatgggagaggagtatactacttcccgttggcaagtggtcgtgcgttatcctattgtgaggacatttgtgtgcatcatttttggaatattttgaaggaaaaacaaaagcaagcaACCTTCGATAGGTTCCtgttaaaaactgcagctgaaattcagggtggaggcggggcaaatagagccaacccgggagaagaaaggtataaaaatgtaaaccaaattagaattaaatttagtgtacggttagattaaacttacttttgagtgtctgtatcataatccaagttcatttaaatttgttttttcatgttacaagcgcgttgccgtgcattctctctctcccccctctctctctgtccctctctctcccctccgcgaaatccgtctaattttactactattaaacatcattaccactagttatttgttactctgttaatagatgacgaattagaacaaataaaaatgttttttcatcccaatatcctgtttttggtgttttttcagagggttggaactaattaatttgtttttagttcatttctatgggaaatgttgatttgagatacgagtaaatcgacatacgaactcagtcccgaaatgcattaagctcgtgtctcaaggcaccactgtattaaggaacatattttatattcatgttaatgaacatatatatgtacatatgtaagattgtagccgaggtctaatttccatctttagtctctagtgcaggttgaagataaacgatgacacatactagacacacgtagcagagttttagacagcgttgtgattaCAATTTTGCTCgtctaatagccaggctttaagatgattggcgaagcaGTTCAGAGATgcgagttcacgtatgttaattggtattgagttccaggtatgtgcggcacggacagagaagatgctttggctgaaagcactgtttttgaagggaactacagagtcacctatagagccagcccttgttgatgtgttggaattttttgtacaaaattttgaaatgaaggagctttgtgttggaagattttgtaaacaaaggtgcatttgcatatttaacagtattttttggctttctgtccaatatttTCAAAGCTTTCTTATacatggtttcaattggttttagtgttgttttgcaagcCGATTTCAGGAATACGGCCACTGTCCGCCATCGGCGGCAATGAACTCGCAGTTCGGTTGGGAACGAGTCGACAGTAGCGGTTTAGATTACCTGTCCGAGTCTTTAGCTGGGCACCCAGTTGCGGGCGGAGCCTTGGGCGGTGGCCGGCCCAGCGTAGGACTGCCCGGCGGGCAGGACGGGGTCGAAGTTGAAGTCGATGGCGTCTCCGTCCATGAGGTCACTGTTGATGATGTAGTCCACGTCACAGTCCAGGTTCTCGGTAAACATGTCCACGTCCAGGTCGGTGGGCAGCCGTTCGGGCACGGCGTGAAAGCAGTGCGGCCCCCCAAAGGGGTTGGCCGCCTGGAGCGGGGCAATGCCGGACAGGATGGCGCCCAAGCCCGGCGAGGCGTGGTGCTGGAGCGGCAGGTGTGGCCGCGGCTGGGTCGGCGGTCGGAGGTTCCGCTGGGCCACGGCTGTCACCTCCGGAGCCTTGGCCAGCAGCAACCGCGGCGCATCAGGCCCCAGGCCGGCCGCCATCAGCATGTCGCTGGGCGGGGGCGAGTCGGAGGTGAGCAGCGCCTCCAGGCCAGATGCCGTGCGGGCGCCATAAGGGGTTGAGCCGAATAGGGAGTTCCCAAAGGCCGGGCCAGCATCCGGCGGTGAGAAGGACGCACGGGGCAGCAGAGTGGCGGCCGACGGCAGAGGGGTAGGAGGCGGAGGTGGGACGGGGCCGCCTCGCCGCCCGCCCATCAGCGTCAGCCCGTCGATCAGGTCCAGCTCTTCCATCAGGCTCTCGGCCAGGGCGGGCGTCAGGGCACCACCCGCATAACGGCCCAGCAGCCCGTCGTCGGCTTGGCCCTCGTCCTCCTCCTGCCCGGGAGCGATGGGTGACAGGCGGCCGCTCAGGGTGCTGGCATTGGAGCTGGTGCGGGGGCGGAAAGACGTCCACATGTCGGAATCGTCCGGGACGCCCCCCCGGGGTGACGGGCTGCCGCTGCTCACGCCCCACTTGGGGAACTGTTGGGACGAGTTGGGGCTGTCGGCACCAGTCCCCGCCCCCTCTGCCTGCTTTTTGGTCTGCTTTGCCCGCATGCGGCTCTTGAGCAGCTTCCCGCCATTGTCCATGGAGGCGGCGCGGCGGCGTGGGGCCTTGCCCGTCTTGCCCCCTTCAGGGTTGAGCATCCACCACGAGCTCTTGCCCGTTGACTCGTTGTGGACGCGCAGGAACTTGTTGTGCAGGGACAGGTTGTGGCGGATGGAGTTCTGAAAGCAAACGCAATCAACATTGACCTCGGACCACCCAAAAAAAGCGCATTGGTAGCTGTCTATCGATGTCTGCCAGTGACACCAACGCACCTTCAACCGTTTTCAACAAGAAAAGTATCTCATGTGGTAGTTAGCACAAGTAAGGGGTGTCCAACTCCTTTTTGACTGGGCTGCCAAAGAgttagggttcgatcccaggtgggtgctcactgtgtggagttagcatgttctccctgggcttgcctgggttttctccaagtactctggtttcctccctcgTCCCAAAAACACACAGGGTAGGGTGGTTGGCATTCTGAACTGCCgtgtcttttttatatttttggacattttggattagaaaatatgtttggattaaaaaaagtagGGGGGAAATTTTaaatactgtcatccttcaccacttggCGGCTTGAGTCTATCGCTGAATTTTAcattaagtatccaaatcaaaaatgttcataaaaatgttaaaatttatattgaaaccaatgttccctctaatttttcatatatctggacatacagacaacctccctgagcacacagaggaccagtgtgagcaacttCATaaatgctcgctatgggcacacaccagtatcacacctgccataagcaggtgcatgtctactacctttaaatgatctagtcataataacattttatgattaatatctatgaataaaacatcttaataaatgtcgcTAGACTATGCACACAGctaacttaaattttaccttatttttttgcGTCTATCCTTCTCACCTCTCATTctcatttaaatgacttttctgctgaatgtgtcacttgatatagtcaagcttccatttatatgcagtatttttccatatatatgtatatgtgtatgtatgtatatatatatacacatacatacatatgcatatatatacatataaatatatatacacataaatatatatgtacacatatatataatatatataatgattgtttttatttaaacattaaTCGTCTCTTCtcatttgtattgaaaaaaatgtaaggacatttaaaaaaatacaagagaatatttctTTTTCAGAAATTTAAAAAGAGGACGTCTTAATGTCTACAAATAAATATCAGAAAAGATGTCAATTTGTTCTTTGATGAATTGTGGCAACCCACTTGGCACCCGAGGCGGTCCTCCGAACCAAACCGACAAAAATGAGGTGGACACCCCTAGTATAAATGAAGCTCCTCAACTCACTTTGGCACCGAGATACCACCAGATGGCGCCAAAGTAGGAGTTGAGCGTGAGCGGGAACCCAGCAAAGGGGTCAGTTTACAATCAGTGAAGCACTTTCTATTATAAAACAGCAGATTTTGCTGGCGGAGGTCACTCACCTTCCATCCGGCTGAGCTGTTGCTGTCCCCCTTGTCGCGGAAATACGGCACGGTCTTGACCATCCACTCGTAGATCTGCGCCAGGGTCAGCCTCTTTTCGGGCGAGTTCTCAATGGCCTGACTGATAAGGTCGGCGTAGCTCTGGTTGCCCCAAGCGTTGCGTCTGGACGACCCCTTGCGGGGCGTCACCCCGCCGGGAGCCCCGGGCTCAGACACCGGCGCCCCTGGCCCGGCCGCCTTCTCCTGCTCGGCAGCAGCGCGCTGCAGCCTCTTGCCCTCATCCTCGCCGGGCGGGGTGCCGGCGGCCGGCTCGCCGCCATCGGGGGCTTCCTGTTTGACCGCCGAGATGTCCGGCCGGGGCAGGGGCCACGTGCACGAGCGGGGCCGGCTCTGCGGCTCGAAATCCGGGTCAATGGGTGGCAACGGTAGTGATTCCTCCATGGCGAAGCCCTCCTCCGCACCGGAACTACTTACAAACCTACTCCGATGTTTTTATCCgaccaaaggaaaaaaaacaacaaggtgGGGGGATAAAAAAAAGACGCAATAATCTGGGCACACCAATAGCTCCAGTTAATCCTCAGATTGGAGATTAGGGAACCCAAATAATCTCCTTAAAACTAACTATCATAAACCTCCTGATTTATATAGAAGGGAACCGGGGCTCCTTTGTTTAAAACCCaggtcaaaaataaaaattaaaactggACTAAAATGTGAAACTACTTTTTGGGAAGTTGGACAGTATGGATGAGTTTGTGAACAGTCATCAAATTAAATGGTggattctattttaaaaaattagaagaaaaagggTTACAAACTAGGtggactttaaaaaatatgacccaaatatttttacaaagacCCCAAACTACCCCACCTACTACTACGCAAACTGACAGTCCATTGCGGGGCAGAGGGAGAAAAGAAACTACAAAATGGTGGTGGTTGtttccaaaaataaaagtgaTATACGAAAAGTAGCAAGCGAAGAAGACAGGTTTGacttactaactgttctttagTTTTTAGGTGTGCGCAATCCGCCACATGTCGCCATCTGCCATGTTTGTCCACTCGTGGCGCCGCGCACGATGCCACGAGAGGCGGCTACAAAACTCCTCCGACTCCGCCGAGGCCCCGGATCTCGTCGAGCCGGTCTTCTCCCCCGCGCGACTCGGTCGTCACCGCTCACGACAAAAGCCCCTTCCGGCGGATGGCTCGCCTCACGCTGCCCGGCTGCAAACTTTTGCGAAAACAAGCCCGGGTAGCCCCCCGGTCACGTTAGCCGCTTAAGCTCCTGCTACTACGGACTTTGCGAGGCGCCGAAAAGTCGGCCAAAAGATGCCGGGAACTCGTCCAAAGTGGCCGTTTGGAGTCGGCGACGACCGGGCTGGAAGTTCTCGTCGCGCCGGTGGTCTGAAGATTCACGTTTGGGCTGAGTGGAGGACTTTGTTagcgtttgttttgttttgactcgAGGCGAAGACTCCCTTCTGACGTCTGTTTACCAATGTCAAATCCAAGATTCTGCGCATGCGCTCGAGGGGCATTCTGGGAAACAGAGTCTTCCAGCCGGAAACGCGGGTGTAAACAAACTTGAACCTTTTATAGCGCCTTATGTAACCTGTCCTCACGTCCTGGTACGTCCAGTCCACACCGATCAGTTAGACATTAACTACAACTGGGTCGGGTagccaaaataaataatacatgagTAAGAGTCCTATTACTTTATTTTAACCATTTAAGTGCAACATACCTACTAGTCCTACAAATCAAAGTTTATTTATTGCCCAAACACTACTTTGAATGAAACAGTAATGCATGATATGAAATTGCATTATTGAAGGTTAATACTTAAACCTTCTTGGATAAACAATATataagtacacacacacacacacacgcacacgcacacgcacacgcacacgcacacgcacacgcacacgcacacgcacacgcacacgcacacgcacgcacacgcacacacgcacacacacaaagacagacggACTGATGGAAAGATAGTAAAAAACACTTGCTTTATGATCTCCACTCATTTTTAACACAATTTATTTATCTACATTATGATTAACAATTGCGcaattgtattatatatatatatatatatatatatatatatatatatatatatatatatccatttaACTagagttaattattttaacCGTACATTAACGCATTCCTAATAAGATAATATAAATTACTATTTTAGTATTAAAAACGTGTGCTAATTACTATTTTAGATTTATCAGCAAATTGTGATAATGTAAATAATTGCATGTAATCTCACATCTCACACAATTAATCGCAATTAAATGCCTTAATTATCATGCATATTCTTTTGttcgttcgttcattcattcattcattttctgaaccgctcactagggtcgcagggggtgctggagtctatcccatctgacttcgggccagagatgGAAGACAccttaaatcggtggccagtcgatcgcagcgcacagggagacggaccaccatgcacactcacatccatccctaggggcaatttagtgtccaatcagcctaccatgcatgtttttggaatgtgggaggcaaccggagtacctggagaaaacccacacaggcccagggagaacatgcaaactccactgaTCTGgattaaacccaggaccccagagctgtgaggccaacgcgcgaaccactcgcttcaccggACCACCCTACCAcgcataatataaataataataatcaatcataatttttgctggaaaaaatgcattgtttgtcaaacaaaattgtttggtccaaaaagaaaaaattgttGATTTGGGGCCCCCAAACTGGCTAATGTTTGGTCCAAGAACGGTTTGttatatgcgatacatccgatttcttaacacactctccgggatctccgtggctagccagcccaccaaaagcacgtcgaaggcggcgaagggacaggaaacagaagcgtggatgccgggggggccttgctgctaagctgaaacaacaaccacaccgagctccgcttcccagtatccttttgaccaacgcccgatccatcacccacaaaatggatgagttggaacttcgtattgctaccaacagctttgttagaaactgtaatattattatcatctcagaaacgtggctacacccgcatatccccgccgcggcggtatcgctagctagccgaacgctttttcgcaacgaccgttctaaagtattaacaggcaaaagcaagggcggaggactgtgcatgtatgtacataatgaatggtgttgtgacagtaaaattattgacactcactgttccccggatttagagttattagcaatacgatgtaggccctattatcttccaagagagcttaacgtcgtcatagcaacggctatctatatacctccgaatgctaacgttaacacggcacttaacctcctgctaacggctgttaacaaacaacagcttgatcaccccgatggagtttttattgtcgctggtgatttcaacaaggcgtgtttaaagactgttttacctaagtttattcaatacgtaaattgtaatactagaggagacaaaactcttgaccatgtctattctaacatcaaacatgcttataaagccacttccctccctcacctagctggatcagatcacctctgcctatctctcacccccgcttacactccactccggaggcaaacaacgccacaaataaagacaataaaaacttggcccgacaacgcactctctcagctgcaggactgcttttcccgcaccaactgggaactttttgtacacgacaacctccaggactacacggactctgtactttcttacataaaaaactgcatcgacaacgtcactatagataaacgaatacgggtttttcctaaccaaaaaccctggatgaccaatgagacactggcactcatcaaatgccgtaattccgcctttagatcaggggacaagataaaatatagcgctgccagagctgagctgaaaagaggcattaaaaaggccaaggcagcatataccaacacccccaccaccaccctgcagcaatacactgacgttccgggaacaggaagtgagactggtaatgcggtctgtgaacaccaggaaggctgcgggcccagacggagtacctgggaaggtgctcaaagcctgtgctgaccagctggctggagtcttcacaaatattttcaattgttccctgcaactatccatcattccatcttgtctgaaatctgccaccatcatccctgtccccaaaaagccaaccattggcagcatgaatgattataggcctgttgccctcacgcctgtgatcatgaagtgctttgaaaagttggtagcccgccatatcaggaatacaatctctccctcaattgaccctcaccagtttgcttatagagcaaacaggtccactgatgatgctattgccattgctcttcatacagcactgagccatctggaacaccctgggaactacgtgaggatgctcttcattgactacagctcagccttcaataccataaaaccggacattctgactgacaaactctcccaccttggactatcctcttcaatctgctgctggataaaggacttcttgaccaaccgaccacagactgttagacttggtccccacctctcttcctccattacactaagcactggctcccctcaaggctgtgtactgagtcctcttctgtacatccctgtacacctacgactgtacacccacccaccagtctaacgccatcatcaaattcgctgacgacaccactgtggtcggactcatctcaggaggggatgagtcggcttacagagatgaggtcaacaatttgtcttcgtggtgctcggtgaacaatctcacactgaacaccacgaaaactaaagaaataatcttggactttcgcaaacacggcacagatctggccccactcctcataaatggagtatgtgtagacagggtccagtcctttaaattcctgggggtccacgtcacggacaagctctcatggtctacaaacaccacggcagtggtgaagaaggctcagacacgactccatttttcctcagggtacttaggaagaacaacttgggctccaatcttctgagaaccttctatagaaccactgtagagagcatcctggcgtacggcatcacagtgtggtacgctggaagcacggcggcagacaaaaaggccatgcagaaagtgattaacactgcccagaggattgtcggctgctctctgccctcacttgaagacattgccagcccgcgttacctcagcagagccaagaacatcataggggacccttaccaccctggtcacaatctgttccagctgctgccctctggcagacgctataggtcccacaaagctcggacaaataggcttaaggacagttttttccccacatccatcagacatctaaactcgcgctaacatacacacattcccttctgcggcatatgaatagatgtttggttggtgatctgcctcctactagctgacttgaaggaaggtaagtggcagacagtgtgcggtaatcgagaggtaagcgacctgtatgtaatcgagaggtaagcgacctgtatccacaacagcgggatgacaaattacaagtccgtaacttacacttatttaggtcttttgccgattaaacgtagcttatggagaagcaccatcaatttcgtcacacgcagtttctgcgtgtgatgacaagtaggctttttgtgttgtggtaatgacgacatggcctatgtccgattattattattattattattgactatcaaaatagaTGATATAATGTTTTAGTAATCCATTAGAGAACTAATCGTGGTTTAGCTGccataaaatggattggactcaatggcagccaatgatttattaTCGTGCATAAAGAGTTGATGAAAACGTTCCTCCtgaatgttgtttaaaaaagagcCGTGGAGTTAGAACTTCCTTTCCCAGCATGCCCCGCGGctgttttgtgtgtttacaATCAGCTGACATCCGGCGTCTTCCCGTCCATTAGCGGAGCTTCTCCGCGGTAGCCAGCCTTCGACATTGGCGTTGGCCAAAAACACACCAGTCGAAGTTCTTGCGCGCTGCTGAACGCGCACTTTAAGCTTCGTTGTCAAATGCAGGTGAGCTCGACATGAATCGCGCGGACGGCGTCCATTTCGAGCTTTCCCGTCGGCTAGCGGAGGAAGCTAAATGCTAACCCCTAGCGCAAGAACACCCCCTTTCCCCCTGTTTTACCATTTGGTCAGGAAGTGCTGCTCTTCGGCGCCTTGCCTTTTGCTTCTAACGCCATAAAGCTTTTCTCTTGTCACCCCGTTTATTTAAGTCAATTAGTAAGATTCGCCAGATCGATTCCGTCCGCGGTTTCCCTTATGTTATTAGCCTGCTGCTAAAATGGAGGTGTTGGGAACACACTGACGTTTTGGTGTCATTTGTAGGAATAGGTCGGTGCCATCCACTTAATTGATGTCGAGCAGCTGTGGCGCTTGTAAAAGCTCACGTCGTCCTGTAGTCTGGGCCGCCAGGGCTCTGGCCCCGTCTGCCGCAGCCTGAATTGAGTACGCCCGTCCTGCCGCACCTCTCCGCTCGACTTCTTGCTGAGCCATGAGCAGCCACCGGGACCTCGACATGGTGAGTTAAAATCCAGCTCGTCTGCCTAGTTTTCGTCCAGGGAGGTCCCCGACCCGAGCACGTGATCTGAAATCGGGCCATCACCGAATTCTCAAGGTTCTTTTCGGGTTTGGAAGGATTGCAGAATAtgtgcagtggtacctctacttacgaacttaATTGGTTCCCAGAGcctgtttcgtaacttggatttttcctaACTAGAGCagtagtattttatatgtaaattatctcaTTTCTTCCACGCTCCCAAAataaactaccaactaaaccctttaaaaatatcagtgtcccaattttgtatgaaagaagtggaaaaacacaaaattgagagaaaatgatttgttaatgtactaaaatgaataacaaacattcGTGCTGGTGCATAAGTATGAGGAGGAAGCTAATGTTAGGCAACAGACAAAGCACAGAAACACATGCACGTGACCACACACATCTACGCAAGTTCAAATAatgcattaaaaacaacaaagcattGAATAGAACTCCAAAGGTGTAACAGTCTCTCCATCGTCGTTTAGtttaggtaccactgtagtggaAAAGGCAAATTGTCAAAAGAAACAAACCAgctttttagaaaaaatatattctacCCAGCATCATAAATAGGAAATAAACAATGTCAGAGGACAATCGTTCTGATAGCTGTCGTGGGAAGTTAACAGTAAGAGATCAATAAGAGTGCTATGAATGAACGTGTCATCAAGGGCCACCGTGATTAATTGACCAATCGATTAGCAAATGATTTTTCATGTATTCGCAATGTTGAGAAACATTGTTGACCTCAAAATTGCACCCTGCTTTTTTCGTGTATTCTTTTTAAGgtttcttttaaatgtttgcTTAGTAGATTCATGTGATCCACTTTTACAAACCTCACAAAATCAAACAGTGGGCTGGGTCTTGCCCCTAGACAATCATCAGTTTCAATACTGCCTGAAGTTTGCACTTGACTGGCAAAATCTTAACCTACTGAAAGCTGCCCTCTGCTAGCTAACTCATAAATTTAAATCCGCATTTATTAATCAGCTATGATACCAAAAATTCCCAAATTGGGGCTCAAAGAAACGATGGATGTTGGCCCACGCTACAATTGCTACCAAGTTTCAAGATGATCGGTTCACGAATGATGGAGCAGCGCTTCAAGTTTTGGTCtataagaacaacaacaacgtgTGTGGCAACTTACTATTACTTTTGGAGGCGGATGACCCAATAAAGTGATCGGTCTGTGTGTTGGTAGGTGGTTACGGTTTCAACGGGTAACCGATTAACCCATGTTCATAATCATTCAGCTGAGATGCTGACTGTTGCTCCCATCAACGCCATCTGTCTAATCTGGGCTGCCCTACTTTTCTTTTTAAGGTTGAGGCGCTCATTGATTGTACCCCGACCACTTCTAAATCCTATCTATTTCTAACAGCAGTGAGTGATCATCCATAAGGGCCTGTGAtgacactagacgtccaattcgttttgactgggaggaacGGTTTGACTGCTCTTTCTCAGTCAAAacgagcattcacagccattcggtgtcttttaaatgaattgggtgtCTATCAGCTCTCACTTGAATGGAATAATTCAATTCCTGGTCACTCCCTTGTTAGTTTTGTAGGGTACTTACTGTTCACTTTTCCAGGATCACCATGTGCATTTAGGATTATTTACTGTTGATTTGGGGCCTTTCCAGGTCATTTCTCATTGGTTTG belongs to Stigmatopora argus isolate UIUO_Sarg chromosome 9, RoL_Sarg_1.0, whole genome shotgun sequence and includes:
- the foxo4 gene encoding forkhead box protein O4, with the translated sequence MEESLPLPPIDPDFEPQSRPRSCTWPLPRPDISAVKQEAPDGGEPAAGTPPGEDEGKRLQRAAAEQEKAAGPGAPVSEPGAPGGVTPRKGSSRRNAWGNQSYADLISQAIENSPEKRLTLAQIYEWMVKTVPYFRDKGDSNSSAGWKNSIRHNLSLHNKFLRVHNESTGKSSWWMLNPEGGKTGKAPRRRAASMDNGGKLLKSRMRAKQTKKQAEGAGTGADSPNSSQQFPKWGVSSGSPSPRGGVPDDSDMWTSFRPRTSSNASTLSGRLSPIAPGQEEDEGQADDGLLGRYAGGALTPALAESLMEELDLIDGLTLMGGRRGGPVPPPPPTPLPSAATLLPRASFSPPDAGPAFGNSLFGSTPYGARTASGLEALLTSDSPPPSDMLMAAGLGPDAPRLLLAKAPEVTAVAQRNLRPPTQPRPHLPLQHHASPGLGAILSGIAPLQAANPFGGPHCFHAVPERLPTDLDVDMFTENLDCDVDYIINSDLMDGDAIDFNFDPVLPAGQSYAGPATAQGSARNWVPS